A window of Dysidea avara chromosome 1, odDysAvar1.4, whole genome shotgun sequence genomic DNA:
ATACATGATGGTCACCCTTTATCTTGTTTTTTTGTGAATGTGATTGGGTTTAGAGCCAATTAGGAATGCAGCTGTAGATTAGGATGAACCCAAAGGTGAATTGTGGGTCCCACACTCTAATATCCGAATCTCTTTAATGACAGCTGACATTAACTGAGGTAATGACCATTCTGGGGTGGTCTTCGATCTAGCTATGTTCAATTTGACCTCTTTAGGAAGCTTTTCACGAATAACAGTGACTAGTAGGTCTCCATATGTCTCTCCAGATTTCCCAAGGGAAGATAAGCCACGAGTATGACTTTCCACAGTGTCGTGAAAGTTGCGTAAACTGTGCAGTGAGTTTGTGGGCCTCGGCAGTTCCAACAGAGCTTGCATGTGTGTATCAATAGAGGTTTTGCAAACGAGGGTGTGTCCTGGTTACTGTTGCTATACGCCATCTTCGAAGGCAAAAGAGGCACGCGTAATGCTATAAATACCCGTAGTTGTAGCGATTTATACCTATAGTAATTGTGATACGGACGAGTCTCAGTGGTAATCTCAGTGAAAATGATGAATTCTTGCTGCGTTGTAGGTTGTAAAAGACGTGGTACGGAAGGTTTCTACTTGATACCTGCTATCCGCACAACCCAGGGAGTACAAACGGAACAGCTATCAAGGAAGCGGCGTGAGGCATGGATTGTCAGTATACATAGGGAAGGTTGGACATCCACAGCATCTTCTCGTGTGTGCTCTATACACTTCAGGTCAGGTTAGCTAGACATGCTTATATACTTGTTATCAGTaattaactagctagctatatttgtAGGTAGGCCAGCACAACTCTATGAAACAACTGATCCTGACTGGGTGCCCACTTTATACATGGGCCATAAAATTTCTGTTCCTGACCCAGAAAGGCACAATAGGGCTGAACAACGGGCTAAAAGGAAGAGAGTTGTTTCTGATTCTGAGGATGTTGGCAATGCTAGTTCTGTAGCAGCGCTAGTACAACCACCAAAACAACCACGTTTACGGATGATGGATGTCAGACAGATGATGCTTTCATGCTGGAGTACATACAGTTACAGAGGGATAATGACAGGCTAAGAAAAGAGAATGATGAGCTTAAAATGAAAGTATCATACTTAGAAAAAACTCACATATCCAGTGAGCACTTGCAACAGAGCGATCACTTACTGAAATTTTACACAGGTAGTTAACACATATTTTTGCCATAATGTAGATTATGACTTTAGTCTTTACAGGTATTGCTGAGTGGTGTGTTTTTAAGGCTTTGTTTGACCTTGTATCATCAGCCTTACCTGATAACACAAGATTATCAAAAATGTCTATCTTAATCATGTTCTTCATGAAACTTCGCCTAAATTTAATGGATGAAGACCTTGCATTCCGATTTGGGGTGCATTGTAGCACTGTATCTAGATATTTTCACCATGTATTGGATGTAATGGCTGTGAAGACTGCTCCTTTTATCAAATGGCCTGACAGAGATACTCTATGTCAAACAATGCCCACAGCATTTAGAAAGTTTTTTAAGAAGTGTGCAGTTATAATAGACTGCACTGAAATTTTCATAGAGAGACCATCAGATTTACTGGCACGTGCACAAGTTTGGAGTAATTACAAGCATCACTCCACTATTAAATTCTTGATTGGAATTACTCCACAAGGAACAATTTCTCATATATCAAAATGTGTTGGTGGGCGGATGTCAGATAAAGAAATTACTGAACAATCTGGCTTAATTCAACATTTGCTTCCCAGTAAGATGTATTACCATCATTGTGCATTTTACAACACTGTTAATTATTTAGGTGATGTGATATTAGCTGACAGAGGCTTTACATGTGATGACTATGCAAGAATGGCTATGGCTGAAGTGAAGATTCCTCCCTTCACAAAGGGAAAGAAGCAGCTAGAGAAAGTAGAAGTTGACTGGAGCCGAGAATTGTCTGTAGTCCGAATACATGTAGAGAGGGTGATAGGTGTTCTTAAACAAAAGTGCACTATATTACAAGGAACATTACCAATTAGACTAATTGTTGGTGATGAAAATGACAGTACCATTGATAAAATTGTAAGTGTATGCTGTGCATGTGTAAACTTGTGTCCATCAGTTGTTAGTCAAGATTAAAATTTAGGATTTATAGCTGAGTCTTTATTGAGATTCTTTTTGGAGCCTTTACCTTTGGTAAATTGTGGCAGCTTTCGACAAGATGGACAATACCTACGATTTTTAGGGGGGCATCTGATCCGTAGACAGTCAAAATGGAACCACTTTATAGGACACTCTTCATTGTCACATAATACCATGCCACCAAAGCTTGGTTCTTGACAGTAACACCATAATCTTGTGTTGTCTTCATCTTCACAATCCAGGTGGTCTTCAGTTGGTACTGttcttggtacaacatttgctgtGTCAGCCACTGGTCTCCTTGTGTACTACTTCCCGATGATTTCTGGGAGCATTCCATAGACAAAAAAGTCATATAGTGATTCTAGCTTTTGTTCAAAAAAATCATTGTCTGCCTTAATCCTTTCGATAATAAACCCACTTTCGCTCCACACAACAAAATCACAATATGTTACTTTACAGATAGCCATTTGCATTTGAACTTGATAAAAATACGCATGTTCTCTTTTTAATTTCCATTTTCCATCATCATTTTTCACCATATAATAGTTTGTATCAGCTGATGTATCATCTGGTAATGCATCCTTAAAACAAAATGGGCATTTGATC
This region includes:
- the LOC136268489 gene encoding uncharacterized protein, translated to MLEYIQLQRDNDRLRKENDELKMKVSYLEKTHISSEHLQQSDHLLKFYTGIAEWCVFKALFDLVSSALPDNTRLSKMSILIMFFMKLRLNLMDEDLAFRFGVHCSTVSRYFHHVLDVMAVKTAPFIKWPDRDTLCQTMPTAFRKFFKKCAVIIDCTEIFIERPSDLLARAQVWSNYKHHSTIKFLIGITPQGTISHISKCVGGRMSDKEITEQSGLIQHLLPSDVILADRGFTCDDYARMAMAEVKIPPFTKGKKQLEKVEVDWSRELSVVRIHVERVIGVLKQKCTILQGTLPIRLIVGDENDSTIDKIVSVCCACVNLCPSVVSQD